The following proteins are co-located in the Raphanus sativus cultivar WK10039 unplaced genomic scaffold, ASM80110v3 Scaffold1220, whole genome shotgun sequence genome:
- the LOC108863557 gene encoding early nodulin-like protein 21, whose protein sequence is MSSSKKITLVILLVSFYMFSCVSSTEFEVGGVEGWMVPQSKTQGDMFNHWASHNRFKVGDTVRFNYTKDSVLVVSEEEYKKCKATKPQLYSNNEDTVFKLDRPGLFYFISGISGHCEKGQKMIIKVMETESSPDSPPPSSPSSSSSSSPSLPASTHKKSSASKTAVQFSSSVFAVLVVSVFGLA, encoded by the exons ATGAGTTCCTCAAAGAAGATCACTCTCGTTATCcttcttgtttcattttatatgttttcatgtGTTTCAAGCACTGAGTTTGAAGTTGGAGGAGTAGAGGGTTGGATGGTACCACAATCTAAGACTCAGGGAGATATGTTTAACCATTGGGCATCACACAACCGGTTTAAAGTTGGCGACACTGtcc GTTTCAACTACACGAAAGACTCAGTGTTAGTGGtgtctgaagaagagtacaagaaATGCAAGGCGACTAAACCTCAACTCTATTCGAACAACGAAGACACGGTTTTCAAACTAGACCGTCCTGGTTTGTTTTACTTCATTAGTGGTATCTCTGGCCACTGCGAAAAGGGTCAGAAGATGATCATTAAAGTCATGGAGACCGAGTCTTCGCCAgattctcctcctccttcatcaccttcttcttcctcgtcttcATCTCCATCTCTACCGGCTTCAACTCACAAGAAGAGCAGTGCGTCGAAAACCGCAGTCCAGTTCAGCAGTTCTGTCTTTGCGGTTCTTGTTGtttcggttttcggtttggCTTAG
- the LOC108860869 gene encoding oleosin G-like, whose amino-acid sequence MAETFSRGDAQYLPIYGGTTDNNSPYDSLLRLIRSHSPTSSQLFSYLALFVSVGTFLFLLGIAVTATAIGSIVFIPLIIVSSPIWIPVFVVVGGFLSVTGFLLGTLALASWSYRYYQGIHPVGSDQMDYARSRIYDTASHVKDYAREYGGYFHGRAKDAAPGA is encoded by the coding sequence ATGGCGGAAACGTTTTCACGCGGCGATGCTCAATATCTCCCCATCTACGGTGGCACCACCGATAACAACAGCCCCTACGACTCGCTTCTCCGCCTTATCCGATCTCATTCACCAACCTCCTCACAGCTCTTTAGTTACCTCGCTCTCTTTGTCTCCGTTGGAACCTTCCTTTTCCTTCTCGGCATAGCCGTCACGGCAACAGCCATAGGCTCCATAGTGTTTATTCCGTTGATCATCGTCTCTAGTCCGATCTGGATTCCCGTTTTTGTCGTCGTTGGCGGGTTCTTATCGGTCACCGGATTTCTTCTTGGAACGTTGGCCTTGGCGTCGTGGTCGTACCGTTATTATCAGGGCATACATCCGGTTGGATCGGATCAGATGGATTATGCACGTAGTCGGATCTATGACACGGCCTCTCACGTCAAAGATTACGCTAGAGAGTACGGTGGATATTTCCACGGCAGGGCTAAAGATGCGGCTCCTGGTGCTTGA